One segment of Vicia villosa cultivar HV-30 ecotype Madison, WI unplaced genomic scaffold, Vvil1.0 ctg.005027F_1_1, whole genome shotgun sequence DNA contains the following:
- the LOC131642446 gene encoding 1-aminocyclopropane-1-carboxylate oxidase homolog 12-like, whose translation MSENKVMNTNLENIKEDHEHVYDRHKALKALDESKAGVKGLVDVGVSKVPKIFIHEHDNKHTISSSTNLSIPLIDFGPLFTNPTSSSSRLEIVEKVKYASEKWGFFQVVNHGIPSNVLDDMLEGVLRFHEQESEMKEEFYSRDINTKKVNYNTNFFDLFVTPAVDWRDTLSCIVAPQPLDPQELPTVCRDIIMEYSEHVKKVGRILFELFSEALGLNSSYLEEIDCAKGLFLLCHYSPPCPEPELTFGSSAHSDSSFLTVLLQDQIGGLQVFHENQWVDVTPIYGSLVVNLGDMMQLITNDKFLSVKHRALATKIGPRVSVACFFRQHLPPENSKVYGPISDLLTLENPPVYKETSVKNLISHYYGKGLDGTSALDHVKL comes from the exons ATGAGTGAAAACAAAGTGATGAACacaaacctagaaaatatcaaaGAAGACCATGAACATGTTTATGATAGACACAAAGCATTGAAGGCACTTGATGAATCAAAAGCAGGTGTAAAGGGACTTGTAGATGTTGGTGTATCCAAAGTCCCTAAAATATTCATTCATGAACATGATAACAAACATACCATTTCCAGTTCCACCAATCTTAGTATTCCACTCATAgattttggacctctatttacCAACCCAACAAGCTCAAGTTCACGTCTTGAGATTGTTGAGAAAGTAAAGTATGCAAGTGAGAAATGGGGGTTCTTTCAAGTGGTCAATCATGGGATTCCATCCAATGTTTTGGATGATATGCTTGAGGGAGTGCTTAGGTTTCATGAGCAAGAAAGTGAAATGAAGGAAGAGTTTTATTCTCGTGATATTAATACTAAAAAGGTAAATTATAATACtaatttttttgatttgtttgttACTCCAGCTGTTGATTGGAGAGATACTCTTTCTTGTATTGTGGCTCCTCAACCTCTTGATCCTCAAGAACTACCTACAGTTTGCAG AGATATAATAATGGAGTACTCTGAGCATGTTAAGAAAGTGGGAAGAATTCTATTTGAATTGTTTTCTGAAGCATTAGGCCTCAATTCAAGTTATCTTGAGGAAATTGATTGTGCAAAAGGACTTTTTCTACTTTGCCATTATTCTCCACCTTGTCCTGAGCCAGAATTAACTTTTGGCAGCAGTGCTCATTCTGATAGTAGCTTCCTCACAGTTCTTTTACAAGATCAAATTGGTGGCCTCCAAGTTTTCCATGAAAATCAGTGGGTTGATGTCACACCGATTTATGGTTCTTTGGTCGTTAACCTAGGCGATATGATGCAG TTAATTACAAATGATAAGTTTCTTAGCGTTAAACACAGAGCTCTAGCAACAAAAATTGGTCCAAGAGTTTCAGTGGCATGCTTTTTCAGGCAGCATCTCCCACCAGAGAATTCAAAAGTATATGGACCTATAAGTGATTTATTGACACTAGAGAATCCTCCGGTTTACAAGGAAACATCCGTGAAAAACTTAATTTCACATTACTATGGAAAAGGGCTAGATGGTACTTCTGCACTAGATCACGTGAAGTTATAA